The sequence ATCACCGATCAGCCGCTGGTTACGATCGATGCCATTGAATCCAAGGACTTGGATGACGCTGTCGTTGCCTGGAAGATGGACAATGATCACTACCACCTGGGGGTCCACATTGCCGACGTCAGCCACTACGTCAAGCCGGGAACGCCGCTGGACAAGGAGGCCTTCAAGCGGGGGACCTCGGTTTACCTGACCGACCGAGTAGTTCCAATGCTGCCGAAGCGCCTGTCAAATGGGATTTGCTCCCTGAACCCGGGCGAGGACCGGCTGGCAATGAGTTGTGAGATGGAAATCGACGAAAACGGGAAGATCGTTAACCATAAGATTTTCCCAAGCGTGATGCGTTCCCACGCCCGGATGACCTACAAGGCGGTCAACCGGATCCTCGAGGCTCACGACCAGAAGACGATTGACGAGTACAAGGACCTCGTCCCGATGTTTGAAACGATGGGTGAACTCCATCGGATCCTGCTGAAGAACCGGCACCGTCGCGGGGCAATCGACTTTGATGCACCGGAGGCCAAGATCATCGTTGACGACAAGGGTCACACGATTGACATCCAATTGCGGGAACGGGGCCTGGCCGAGCGGATGATTGAGTCATTTATGCTGGCGGCCAATGAAACCGTTGCCGAGCACTACTTCAAGGAGAAGGTGCCCTTCCTCTACCGGATTCACGAAAAGCCGGATGAGGACCGGATCAAGTCCTTCGTTGACTTCCTGAGCGTCTTTGGGATCACCGTCCACGGTGATGTTCACAACGTTAAGCCGAAGATGCTGCAGAACGTTCTGAAGCAGGTTGCGGGCAAGCCCGAGGAACAGATGGTTCAGGTCATGATGCTGCGGAGTATGCAGCAGGCCAAGTACTCCGACGAAGAGGTCGGGCACTTCGGTCTGGGTGCCCCGTACTACACCCACTTCACCTCACCGATTCGGCGTTATCCTGACGACACGGTGCACCGCCTGATCAAGTGGTACCACGAGCACGGCAAGGGTGAAAAGGCCAAGGCTCACTGGCGCGACAAGCTGCCGGTAATCGCCGAGCACACCTCGGTCACCGAACGACGGGGCATTGACACCGAGCGGGACGTCGACAGCATGAAGAAGGCAGAGTACATGGAGGATCACATTGGCGAAACCTTTGACGCCGTGGTCAGCTCCGTGATGAAGTTCGGCCTCTTCGTTGAATTGCCAAACACCGTCGAGGGCCTGATCCATATCAGCGTGATGGATGACGATTACTACGAATACTCCGAAAAGCACATGGCCCTGATCGGCCGCAAGACCCACCGGATTTTCCAGATCGGCCAGCCAATCCAGGTCAAGCTGATCCGGGTAGATAAGGACCTGCGCGAGGTCGACTTCAAGCTGGTTCACCCGGAAAACACGCCAACCACTAAAATTCGGATCCCGCATGATGATCACCGCGGCGGTCGGCGGCGTGGTGGCAATAACCGCGGCCACAATAATAATCGTCGTGACGGCGGGGCCCACAACGGTCACGTCAACAACCGGCAGATCAACCGGGGCCAAAGTCGCCACCACAATAACTCCCGGGATCACCACCAGGAGGGACGGCGGAACCGGCGTCACTAAAATAATGGAGGGATAAAATGGCAAAGAAATCCCAACAAAAGAACAACGATAATTTAATTGCCCAAAATAAAAAGGCCCGCCACGATTACTTCGTGACGGACACCTACGAGGCGGGACTGGTGCTGACCGGGACCGAGATCAAGTCGGTCCGGGCGCACCGGGTCAACCTCAAGGATGGTTTTGCTCAGGTCAGGAATGGCGAGGCCTGGCTGATGAACGTTCACATCAGCGAGTACGACAACGGGACCTACTTCAACCAGGACCCGTTGCGCAATCGCAAGCTGCTCCTGCACAAAAAGGAGATTCACAAGCTGACCGGTGAGCTGCAGAACAAGGGGGTTACCCTGGTTCCGCTGAAGATGTACATCAAGCACGGCTACGCCAAAGTCCTACTGGGGGTTGCCAAGGGGAAGCACCAGTACGACAAGCGCGAGGACATCAAGCGCCGCGAGCAGAACCGTGAGATCGAACGGGTAATGAAACATTATTAATTAAGGACAAATCAAAAAAGGATCAAGCACGAAAAATGCTTGATCCTTTTGCTTTAATATAAAACGTCCGAATGGCTTCGCCGCAGGGTGATACCCATGCCGAGATCACCGCACGTTTGCGGGTTGCGGAAACGGAGCCGACCGGGTTCACGCTGCCCACGGCGGGCCCAGTGGTCGAGAACGCTGGCGACGAGGATCGCCAGCGGCTCCTCCTCCTGGTGCTCAATCGTTAGCTCATGGTAGTAATTAGAGGTTAGTTCGACGGGTTGGATGGAGAAGACCTTGTGACCCCCCTGGAAGACCCGGTAGCGACCGGCGAGTGGCGAGCCAACGATGATCCAATTGAGGCCCCGAATGTAGATCACCTGGCGAACAAAGCCGAGGGACTTGCCGACGGTACCGACCTTTTCCCGGTTAACGTAGAGGGAGAACTTGGGAAGGAGACCGAGCGACTGCTGCTTGACCTCGGCGAGCAATTCTCCGTTAATGGCATAAAGGGAGAGGACGTCGAGGCGCATCCCCCACTTACCAACCAGCAGGTAGCACGACCGTCCCTGGTGGTCGCGGATGACGGTCGTGCCGTGGAGATCCGTGGCGTGATCACGAAGATAAAGTTTGCGCATAATTTCACCACCATTCTGCCTATTCAATAACATTTTACCAGTTTATTGAAGAAATGCCTACTAACAAAGCGTTTTCATTTTGGTGAGCAGAGCCTTAACAGATATGCTAAAATAGGAAACGAGGTGCTGATAGTCATGAAACAACTAATTCATAATGACTGGTGGGGTGTTCTAGAACCACAGTTTGAGAGTGCATATTATGCGCAGCTACGCCAGTTCCTGAAGGAAGAATATTCGCATTACACGGTTTATCCGGAGATGCACCACATCTTTGAGGCCTTCGAGTGGACGCCGTTTCATAAGGTTAAGGTCGTTATTCTCGGCCAAGATCCTTATCATGGTCCCCACCAGGCCCACGGCTGCAGCTTTTCAGTGCTGCCCGGGGTACCGGTGCCGCCGTCTTTGCAGAATATTTATAAGGAATTGCAGAGCGATGTTGGCTGCACGCCCGTTAACCACGGCTACCTGAAGAAGTGGGCTGACCAGGGAGTGCTGCTTTTGAACTCGGTTCTGACGGTCCGCGATGGCCAGGCCTTTTCCCATAAGGGTCACGGTTGGGAGCAGCTGACGGATGCGGCGATCCATGCCTTGTCCGAGCGCCCTAAGCCGGTGATCTTCATCCTGTGGGGACGGGCCGCGCGGGACAAGAAGAAGCTGATCAACCTGAACACCAACATTGTTCTCGAATCGGCACACCCGAGTCCGCTCTCGGCTAACCGGGGATTCTTTGGCTCCCGGCCATTTTCCAAGACCAACGAAGCACTTCAGGCAATGGGAGAAAAGCCAATTGATTGGCAACTACCGGCCCAGCCAGTTGTTGACGAGCGAGTAGCAAACTAGGATTGTAGATACTTAACGATCACTAGAGGAGGTTTGCATAATGGAATTATTTGATGAAATTGCGGCAAAGGTCAAGGGACAAAACAAGACGATTGTGTTCCCAGAAGGTGAAGATAAGCGGGTTCTGGGCGCTGCCATCCGCCTGCAAAACGACGGCCTGGTAAAGCCAATCCTGCTGGGTACCCGTGCTGACATTGAAAAGACCGCTAGCGACAACGGCTTTGACATCAGTGGCCTGGAAATCATCGACCCAGCCGAATACCCAGAGGCTGACAAGAAGGCCATGTTTGATTCCCTCCTGGAACGGCGGAAGGGCAAGAACACGCCGGAACAGGTTACGGAAATGCTCAAGGACGTCTCCTACTTCGGGACGATGCTGGTCTACATGGGCAAGGCCGACGGAATGGTTTCCGGTGCCGTTCACTCCACTGGTTCAACCGTTCGTCCGGCACTCCAGATCGTTAAGACCAAGCCAGGTGCACGGCGGATCAGCGGGGCCTTCCTGATGCTCAAGGGCGACCAGCGCTACGTCTTCGCTGACTGTGCAATTAACATCGAATTGGACGCACCAACGATGGCCGAGGTGGCCGTTCAGAGTGCCGAAACCGCAAAGCTCTTCGGCATTGATCCAAAGGTTGCCCTGCTGAGCTTCTCTACCAAGGGCTCTGCTAAGGGTGACATGGTTACCAAGGTTGCCGACGCCACTGCTAAGGTGCACGAAATGGCTCCTGACCTGCCAGCCGATGGTGAGCTGCAGTTTGATGCCGCCTTTGTTCCAGAGGTTGGTGCACTGAAGGCTCCGGGCTCCAAGGTTGCCGGTCACGCCAACGTCTTCATCTTCCCAAGCCTGGAAGCAGGGAACATTGGCTACAAGATTGCTCAACGGTTTGGTGGCTTCACCGCCGTTGGTCCAATCTTGCAGGGCCTGAACGCTCCAATTGCCGACCTGTCACGGGGTTGCAATGAGGACGACGTTTACAAGGTTGCCATGATCACGGCTGCCCAAACACTGTAAATTAAAGATTGAAATTAAAACGGGATCCCGGTGTCAGATGGACGGTGGGATCCCATTTCTTAATTAAGGGGGTGGCGACAATCAAACGGTGGCTGATTTTAGGAATCATCATTATCGGTGGTGGCCTGTTGGCACTGACCGGGATTGCCCAAGCCAATGGTCGGGAGGCGGTCGAATCCGCCCTGCAGGAAAATCTGACCCAGGTTCGCACTTATGCCGACAGTGACCCGGGCAACTACGGCTATGCCAAGTACATTCGGCGCATTCATTACCGCGGCGGCAACCGGTGTACGATCCAGGTGAGCCCAGAGTTTAAGGGCCTGTCCGCGGCGGATCGTACTAGCGTCATCAATCAGACCCAAGCGCTGGCCAAGATGGTCCTGGTCGATCAGGGAGCCCGGACGAAAAAGCAGGTGCGCGCGGGACTGGTGGTCACGATCCGGGCTGGTCGTCAGACGCTGGGCCGCTCGCGCCCCAGTCAGCACTATCATTATTCCTGGACTCATTGAGCGGTCGGCTTTGTCATCTGGGGCCCGGTAAGTTAAAATAGGGGCAGATTGATTATTCGAGGTGCACACAATGCAAAAATTAACCTTAACCAGCCGGGACGAGACGATCGCCCTGGGTGAAAAGATTGGCCGCCTGCTCAAGGCTGGCGACGTCCTGGTCCTGGATGGTGATCTGGGTGCCGGCAAGACGACCTTTACCAAGGGCCTGGCGAAGGGACTGGACATTCCCGACCTGATCAAGAGCCCGACCTTCACGATCATTCGGGAGTATCAGGATGGCCGCCTGCCGCTCTACCACATGGATGCCTACCGGCTGGAAAACGGTGGGGCCGAGGACCTGGGGCTAGAAGAATACTTTGACAGCGACGGGGTTAGCGTCGTCGAGTGGGCCCAGTTCGTGGAAGACGAGCTGCCGGCCGATTTCTTGGCCATCCACTTCAAGCGGACGGACGACGAAAACACCCGGGTGCTGGAATTTGAACCGCATGGTGAACACTTCACTGCCCTGGTCGCTCAGGTGGCGAACTGATGGCAGATGAGGTAGAAATCAAGCTGGCAACGGGTGATGACGCGCCCCAGGTACTAAAGTTTTTGCGGCAAGCGGCGACCGAGAGTGACGCCGTGACGGTGCCCCATCTTGCCCAAGTCACCGTTGACCAGGAAAAGCAAAACATCGACCTGATCAACCAGTTCGACGACTGCGTGATCATGCTCGCGATGCTGGGCGAGGAGATCCTGGGGATTGTCACGGTGATGGTGCTGGAGTCCCAACCCACGGCGGGGGAGCTCGGCGTGGTGGTTGCCAAAAAGTATTGGCGCAACGGAATCGGTCGGCTCCTGGTCGAGGAGGCCGAATACTGGTTTGACAATTACAGCAGCCTTGAGTCGCTGGTGCTGACGGTTTTCACTACCAACACGCCGGCAATTAAGCTTTACCAGGGCTGTCACTTTGTCCAGACCGGCACGACGACTGAGGAGGGCCGCCCAGCCCTAGTGATGGAATATCGGCCAGCTGAATAGCAAAAAAGCTTCGGGAAGCAAGATTCCTGAAGCTTTTTGATTTCTTAGCCAAACATCTTGATGAAAGGCTTGATTTTTTGGTCGCCGAAATGCTGGTCCTGGTAGAGTAGAATGTTGGCGCAGGCTTGGGCATCGTCAAGGGCGTTGTGGTGGTGATGAAGGTCAATGTTGAGGGCGTCGCAAACCGTGTTGAGCTTGTAGTTGGCAAGGCCGGGAATCAGCTGCCGGCTGGAGCGGACCGTGTCCAGGGTCTGGTAGGCCGGTGGCTCGATCCCGTAGTGCTCCAGGGTGCTCTTTAAGACATTGTTGTCGAAGCGGTTGTTGTGGGCAATTACTAGCTTGTCGGGCGTGTAGAAGGATTTGATGTGTTCCCAGACGGCCGGGAAATCAGGCGCATCCTGGACGTCTCTTTCGTGAATTCCGTGGATCTGGACGTTACGCCAGAAGAAGTCGGTGTGGGGGTTGATCAGGGTGTAGAACTCGTCGGCAATTTGGCTATCGCGGACGATCGTCAGGGCCAGTGAGCAGGCACTGTAACGCTTGCCGCTGGCGGTTTCAAAATCCATCGCGATGAAGTTCATGAAGCTGCCACCTTTCATTTTGTTATTATCACTATTCTAGCGGGCTTCGATCGTTTTCGCAAAAGTTCTGCAGAAATCATGATACAATTAGGGGCAGAGTCAAAATTATGGATAAGAAAAGGAAGGCTTACTGAATGGCTAACTTAATGAATGAATTTCCGGAGATTGATATCAAGCAGGACGAACCCTTAATGAACTACACCTACACGCGCACGGGGGGACCGGCGGACTGGCTGGCCTTCCCAGAAAGCGTCGACCAGGTCAAGCAGCTGGTTGACTACGTGCGTGAACACCAGATGCCGCTGACGGTCTTGGGGAACGCCAGCAACCTGATCGTCCGCGACGGGGGAATCGATGGCTTGACGATCATCCTGACCCGGCTGAACAAGATCACGGTCAAGGACAACCAGGTGACCGCCCAGGCCGGAGCTTCCTACATTGACACGACGATTGCCGCCCGGGACCACAGTCTGACCGGCTTGGAATTTGCGGCCGGCATTCCCGGCAGTATCGGTGGGGCGGTCTTCATGAATGCTGGGGCCTACGGTGGTGAGACCCAGTTCGTGGTCACCGACGCAACGGTAATGCTGCCGGACGGGACGATCAAGCATTATGATAACCAGGGCTTGGACTTTGGCTACCGGCACAGCAGCGTCCAGGACAATCACGGGGTGGTATTAGACGCCACCTTCACCCTGAAACCGGGTAATTATGATGAAATCAAGGCCAAGATGGACGACCTCAACGAACGGCGGGCCGCCAAGCAGCCGCTGGATCTGCCATCCTGCGGGAGTGTCTTTAAGCGGCCCAAGGGCTACTTTGCGGGTAAGCTGATTCACGATGCTGGCCTGCAGGGCTACACGCACGGTGGGGCCCAGGTTTCCACCAAGCACGCTGGCTTTATCGTCAACATCGATCACGGCACGGCCAGCGACTACCTGGCAGTGATTCACCACGTCCAGGAGACCGTTAAGGCCAAGTTCGGCGTCGACCTTGAGACTGAGGTTCGGATTATCGGTCGGAATTAAAAAAATTTAAAGTGGGGCTCCGGCTGATCAGACCGGGCCCCATTTTAGCTTAGCTTTATAAAACGTTTTACGTTTTGGCCCCTTAGGCTTTGTAATCGTTTTATGGGTATGCTAGAATAAATACTGTTAAGAATTCGGTTAAATAAGGAGGCTCAAAACATGAGCAAAAAAGTAGTTGTATTAGGTAGCATCAATGTTGACACGACGTACCACGTTGACCGTTTCCCACAACCAGGCGAGACGATCTCTGCTAAGAGCAAGAGCTCGGCCCCGGGTGGCAAGGGCGCTAACCAGGCCGTTGCGGCGGCTCGTTCTGGCGCCAAGACTTTCTTCATCGGTGCGGTTGGCTCCGACAGCGAAGGTCAGTACATGCTTGAGGCCTTAAAGGATAACGACGTTGATGTTCATCACATCACGGTTGACAAGTACCACGGGACCGGCTCCGCTGCCGTGACCCTGGACGCGGAAGGGCAAAACGACATCATGATTTATGGTGGTGCCAACCAGGCAATGACGCCCGACCTGGTCAACGACATTGACGATGTTCTGGATGGCGCTGACTTCCTGATCAGCCAGTTCGAAACCCCACAGGATGTCACCCTGGCGGCATTTAAGAAGGCAAAGGGACACAACGTTACCACGATCCTGAACCCGGCACCGGCTCACGACATTCTGCCGGAACTGCTGAAGTACACTGACGTGATCGCACCGAACGAAAGTGAATGTGCCCTTTTGACGGGGATTGCAATCACCGACGAAGATTCGATGCTCAAGAGCGCTGACTACTTCCGCAAGCAAGGGGTTAAGCACCTGCTGATCACCCTGGGATCCAAGGGGGTCTTCTACTCCTGCCCAGGCGACAAGTACGGTCTGGTGCCAGCATTTAAGGTTCACGCCGTTGATACCACGGCGGCCGGTGACACCTTCATCGGGGCCCTTTCATCTCAGTTGGAAGACGACCTGTCCAACGTGGCGGACGCTCTGGTTTACGCCCAGCGTGCTTCCAGCCTGACAGTTCAGGGGATGGGGGCAATGCCATCAATCCCAACGGCTGACAAGGTTAAGGCTGCCCTGGCAGAAAAGTAACTTAGATCAAAAAAAGAAGCTCATTTCCGTTTGGAAGTGGGCTTTTTTATTATTTATAGGCTTGGCAGATTTTGATGAACCAATAAACGACCAGTTGAAGGACGGTCATGATCGCGGCGAAGACTAGCATCTTGGGTTGCCAGATTCCCCAGAGTTGACGGAAGAACCAAGACGGGGTGAAGAGCAGGTAGATGGAATGCAGCCGCAGAAAACGGCCGATGTAGATGCCGACGCTGGCCAGGAAGGTGAAAATGATGATCCAGACAAAGCGCAGCCAGGAGTGGTGCGGCGTGGTCAGGTTCGTCAACTGGCGGGCGACCCGCTCCATGGTGATGGTGCCGATCAAAAGACAGCTGAGCGCACAGATCATCATGATGGCAAAGACCAGCCAGATGTAGGGATCGGAGCGCAAAATGCCGTTGATGCTGGTGTGGGGATGAAGCCAGGAGAGGTGGAAGAGGTCGGTCATCACGTAGGGAGCGTTGGGATAGAAGGCCAGCCAGATGAGGAGCAGGAGCCAAAAGGCCAGTGCCCGCCGATCGTTGAAGCGGTGCATCTGGAAGCTGAGCTCGATGGGGACGTAGCCGAGAAAAGTATTCAGTGCCATGAAGTCGTAGGGGGATTTCATGAACAGTTTCAAAAGGATGATTAGGACCCAGAAGAAGAGGCGGATCTGCCAGGTCGGTGAGAGACGCTTAACCATCGCCATACCCCCTTAAATAAGAATTAATCATGACAATCATATCAAATATTTGTGAATTTAGTGTGGCGCTTTCGCCAAATGCAAAAAATGATATAATATGATCGTGAATTTAGAGGATGGTGAATGCGATGCAGTCTATAACTTCGCTTTTGACATGGCAAAATCTGGTTCACCTCATTGATATTTTGGTCATTTGGTTCTTGATCTATGAACTGCTGATCCTGATTCGCGGGACGCGGGCTGTCCAGCTCTTTCGTGGAATCCTGATCATCATCTTGGTCAAGGTCATCTCCTGGTATGCGGGCCTCAGTACCGTTTCCTGGGTGATGGACCAGATCCTCAATTGGGGTGTCATTGCCATCGTGATCATCTTCCAACCCGAAATCCGCCGGGGGCTGGAGCATCTGGGGCGTGGGACCTTCCTGAGCCACAACCAGTCGACCAACGAAACCGAGGAGGAAATGATCAAGCAGCTTGATAGTGCGATTCAGTACATGTCGAAGCGGCGAATCGGTGCCCTGATCAGTATTCAGATGAAGACGGGGCTTGAAGAGTACATTGAAACGGGGATTCCGCTCGATGCGGATATTTCCGGCGCCCTGTTGATCAACACGTTTATTCCGAACACGCCGCTGCACGATGGGGCTGTGATTATCAAGAATAACCGGATTGCGGTGGCGGCGGCCTACCTGCCCCTGTCCGACAGCAAGCTGATCCCCAAGGAACTGGGGACCCGGCACCGGGCGGCGGTCGGGATCAGTGAGGTCACGGATGCGGTCACGATCGTGATTTCCGAGGAAACGGGCGAGGTCTCGATCACTAAGGACAACGAATTGATCCGCAACATGTCGCAGAACGATTACCTGAAGTTCCTGCGATCGCAGCTGTGCACGCACGAACCAGCTCACGAGAGCGTTCTGACGCGAATCTTCTCGCTTTTTGTAGGACATGGAGGTGGCCGGCATGGACAACAATAAGGGCTTTTTCAGCCGTAAGTGGGTGCTGCGACTTTCCTCGTTAATTCTGGCCATCATGCTTTTTGCCTACGTTAACGGCAGCAAGAGTGGCTTTTTGCGCCAGACGACCCGGGGCAGCAACAACAGCGCCCTGATGTCGAACAAGTCGGCCACGATCAAAATGCCCTTGGACATCACGATCGATAATTCCAAGTACGTGGTGACGGGTTATCCGCAGTACGTCAAAGTCAAAATCACGGGACCGTCCGCTCTGGTAACCACCACTACCAACACGCAGAACTTCAAGGTTTACGTCAACCTCGGCAAGCTGGGGCCGGGCAAGCACCAGGTGCCAATTAAGACCAGTGGCCTGAACTCGGAGCTCAAAGCGACGGTAGTGCCGAAGGATATCAACGTCCGAATCCAGCAGCGGCGCACGGTCAATATGAAGGTCACGGTCCGGGTCAACTCGCGGAACCTGGCCGATGGCTATCAGGTTGGTCGGGCCCGGGCGGACGTCAGCAACGTTCAGGTCACCGGGGCTCAGGATCAAGTTTCACGGGTAAGCCGGGTGGTTGCCTATGTCGTTGTGCCGCGGGATGCGAAGAGCACTCTGGAGCGGCAGGTGACCCTCCAAGCCCTCGATAAGAACGGCCAAATCTTGAACGTCTCGATCGTTCCGACGACCACCAACGTTACCGTACCGATCAATTCAAAGAACGGTGACGATGACAGCTCGAGCAGCAGTTCGTCGGGGACGGATGACGAGTCCGCATCCAATTCCTCTAGCGGGAAAAAGGTGCAAACTGGCTCATCAAGTAGTAGCATAGGTAATAATACGAATGACAACACGAGCTCGACCGAATCGAGCAGCAGTCAGTCTTGATAAATAAGGAGTATATGATGAAACTGAAATATTTTGGTACCGATGGTGTTCGGGGAGTTGCAAATAAAGATTTGAGTCCGGAACTGGCCTTTCGGGTTGGCCGTGCGGGAGGCTACGTTTTGACGCGTCACTCAGAACGCAAGCAGCCCCAGGTATTAGTAGCCCGGGATACGCGGATTTCCGGCCAGATGTTGGAAAACGCCCTGATTGCCGGGCTTCTCTCCGTCGGCATTGAGGTTCTGCGGCTCGGCGTTGTGACGACGCCCGGGGTTGCCTACCTGGTTCGGGCCCAGGAAGCCGATGCCGGAGTGATGATCACGGCGAGTCACAACCCGATTAAGTACAACGGGATTAAGTACTTCGGGGGCAACGGCTTCAAGCTGTCCGACGACCTGGAATACGAAATCGAGCAGTTGCTGGATGCCAACACGGACGAGCTGCCACGGCCATCGGATAAGGGCCTCGGGACGGTGGCCGATTACCACGAAGGAGCGTTGAAGTACACCTCCTTCCTTGAGCAGACGGTTTCGACCGACCTGTCCGGCTTAAAGATCGTAGTAGACGCCGCTAACGGTGCCACCAGTGCCTTTGTCTCCAACCTCTTCGCCGACATGAACGTCGACTTTACCGCCATCAATGCCAAGCCGGATGGCCTGAACACCAACCTTCACTGTGGTTCGACCCACCCAGAAGGACTGCAGAAGGCGGTTGTTGAAAACGGCGCCGATCTTGGGGTGGCCTTCGACGGTGACGGTGACCGTTGCATTGCCGTCGACAGCGAAGGAAACATCGTTGATGGTGACAAGATCATGTACATCTGCGGCAAGTACCTGGACGCCAAGGGCATGCTGAAGAAGGACACGGTGGTAACGACTGTGATGAGCAACCTGGGGATGTACAAGGCCCTGGAGGCTCACGGCATGAAGAGCGTTAAGACGAAGGTCGGTGACCGCTACGTTGTCGAAGAAATGCTGAAGAACGGCTACAACCTGGGTGGTGAACAGTCCGGGCACATCATCTTCCTCGACCACAACACGACCGGGGATGGGATGTTGACCTCCCTGCAATTGCTGTCGGTTGTCAAGGAAAGTGGCAAGAGCCTGAAGGAACTGGCCAGCGATGTGCAGACCTACCCACAGGAGCTGTTGAACATCAAGGTTGCGGACAAGGCTGCCGCAATGGACAATCCAAAGCTGAAGCAGGTGATTGCGACGGTCGAGGAAAAGATGCACGGCGACGGTCGGGTTCTGGTTCGGCCGAGCGGGACGGAACCGCTGCTGCGGATCATGGCCGAGGCCCCGACGCCGGAGCTCGTTCACCAATATGTTGAAGAAATTGGTGATGTTGCCCGCGCCGAGCTAGAAGTTAAGTAGTAAAAAGAAACTAAAACTGGTTTGCTTTACGAAAAGTGAACCAGTTTTATTTTTTGCCTATTTTTTTGACCTAGACCAATGCAGGGCCTTTAATTGACATGGACCGCCGAAACTTGTATCATACATATATGTTGTAGCAGACCATTAG comes from Limosilactobacillus sp. and encodes:
- the rbsK gene encoding ribokinase, whose amino-acid sequence is MSKKVVVLGSINVDTTYHVDRFPQPGETISAKSKSSAPGGKGANQAVAAARSGAKTFFIGAVGSDSEGQYMLEALKDNDVDVHHITVDKYHGTGSAAVTLDAEGQNDIMIYGGANQAMTPDLVNDIDDVLDGADFLISQFETPQDVTLAAFKKAKGHNVTTILNPAPAHDILPELLKYTDVIAPNESECALLTGIAITDEDSMLKSADYFRKQGVKHLLITLGSKGVFYSCPGDKYGLVPAFKVHAVDTTAAGDTFIGALSSQLEDDLSNVADALVYAQRASSLTVQGMGAMPSIPTADKVKAALAEK
- a CDS encoding DUF1361 domain-containing protein; protein product: MVKRLSPTWQIRLFFWVLIILLKLFMKSPYDFMALNTFLGYVPIELSFQMHRFNDRRALAFWLLLLIWLAFYPNAPYVMTDLFHLSWLHPHTSINGILRSDPYIWLVFAIMMICALSCLLIGTITMERVARQLTNLTTPHHSWLRFVWIIIFTFLASVGIYIGRFLRLHSIYLLFTPSWFFRQLWGIWQPKMLVFAAIMTVLQLVVYWFIKICQAYK
- the cdaA gene encoding diadenylate cyclase CdaA encodes the protein MQSITSLLTWQNLVHLIDILVIWFLIYELLILIRGTRAVQLFRGILIIILVKVISWYAGLSTVSWVMDQILNWGVIAIVIIFQPEIRRGLEHLGRGTFLSHNQSTNETEEEMIKQLDSAIQYMSKRRIGALISIQMKTGLEEYIETGIPLDADISGALLINTFIPNTPLHDGAVIIKNNRIAVAAAYLPLSDSKLIPKELGTRHRAAVGISEVTDAVTIVISEETGEVSITKDNELIRNMSQNDYLKFLRSQLCTHEPAHESVLTRIFSLFVGHGGGRHGQQ
- a CDS encoding CdaR family protein — its product is MDNNKGFFSRKWVLRLSSLILAIMLFAYVNGSKSGFLRQTTRGSNNSALMSNKSATIKMPLDITIDNSKYVVTGYPQYVKVKITGPSALVTTTTNTQNFKVYVNLGKLGPGKHQVPIKTSGLNSELKATVVPKDINVRIQQRRTVNMKVTVRVNSRNLADGYQVGRARADVSNVQVTGAQDQVSRVSRVVAYVVVPRDAKSTLERQVTLQALDKNGQILNVSIVPTTTNVTVPINSKNGDDDSSSSSSSGTDDESASNSSSGKKVQTGSSSSSIGNNTNDNTSSTESSSSQS
- the glmM gene encoding phosphoglucosamine mutase, whose translation is MKLKYFGTDGVRGVANKDLSPELAFRVGRAGGYVLTRHSERKQPQVLVARDTRISGQMLENALIAGLLSVGIEVLRLGVVTTPGVAYLVRAQEADAGVMITASHNPIKYNGIKYFGGNGFKLSDDLEYEIEQLLDANTDELPRPSDKGLGTVADYHEGALKYTSFLEQTVSTDLSGLKIVVDAANGATSAFVSNLFADMNVDFTAINAKPDGLNTNLHCGSTHPEGLQKAVVENGADLGVAFDGDGDRCIAVDSEGNIVDGDKIMYICGKYLDAKGMLKKDTVVTTVMSNLGMYKALEAHGMKSVKTKVGDRYVVEEMLKNGYNLGGEQSGHIIFLDHNTTGDGMLTSLQLLSVVKESGKSLKELASDVQTYPQELLNIKVADKAAAMDNPKLKQVIATVEEKMHGDGRVLVRPSGTEPLLRIMAEAPTPELVHQYVEEIGDVARAELEVK